The Methanobrevibacter sp. TLL-48-HuF1 genomic sequence ATTTGAACTATTTTCCAAGTATCAGATTCCAAATCAGGATTTTCTGTAAAACAAACATAATCGCAATTTTCATCAATGAACTCGGGTTCTTTTAATTCATCGTAATTTCCAGTGAAAGCTGTATAAATAACTAATCTGTTATCTTTAACATCATCTATTAATTCCTGATTGCTTTCTAAAGTAGGGTCAAATAAATCACTTAAGATAAAACTATCTACTGTTGATTCATATCTCTGTTTAACTACTTCGTAAGGGTCAACATTATTCTCAGTCATAAAAATCAGCAAAACAATTTATTAAAATAACTGATAATAATTTTCATTTTAATATTAATTAAATATATCTAAAAAGCCATTAGCTTAAAAAAGTTTTTAAGACACTTAATGATTAAAAACTTTTTTAAACTAAATTAAAAAAAGTATTAGAAAAATTCTAATATGCCTGGAATTGCTCCAACCATAGATTGAATACCTAAAATAAAGATAGCAAGACCACCAATAAAGTTAATATGCCTAGCATATTTAATAGCAAATTTGGTTCCAAATGTACCTATTAAAAGCCAAATAATTACACAAATTAAACTTAATCCACCTAATATAAATGGATCAACATGTGCTGTTGCACCTTGTGCAGATAAGATTAAATTTTCAATGTTACCAAAAATTAATAATCCCATAAATTGTTTAAATTCATTTGCCATATTCTAATCCTCCTTTTATTTATTTGCAATGGATTCATACATTGCTTGAAGACCTAATATAAATATAGCAAGTCCTCCGATAAAATCAATGAAACTAGCATATTGAGAAGCAACAGTAGCACCTACAGTTCCTACAATTAACCAGATAATAACACAAATAATACTGTAAATACTTAATTTTAAAATATTTGCTCCAGCAACCACACCTTGTGAAGACAATACTAAGTTTTCGATATTACCGAAAATTAATAAACCTATAAAAGGTATAAATTCTTCTAACATTCCAATCACCATATTCCATATTGTAAATTTTTCCATTTTGAATAACATTCAGTGATGAAAAAATCTACACTAATCAACTTTAAAATTAATTGTATATAAAATTATGGTATAGATACAGTAACTGATTTTTTTAATATATTTAAAAATAATCTATGAAACTAAAAAAGCTTTAAACATAAAATAAGATATTATAATTTTTATTGAAATTTAATTAAGAATTTTAACCAAATTGTTAGAACAAGGAATACTATAAAAATTAATAGCTTCAAAATAAATACTTCTAATAATCAAAACACCAAAAATATATAAAAATAGAAGTTAGATAAAAATAGGTTATACATAAAACTACATTAACCCAATTGTTTAAAACAGTTAACTAAAAATATAGTACAATAATATACAATTTAATCTATATTAAACAAAGAATTATATAAAAACACTTTATTGTTATCAGTTATCATAAATAATAGTTAAAAATAAATATCTGAAGTAGCAATTATACTAATTTTTTAAACAATATTAATAAAATTTTAAAAAAAGTTGAATAAACTAAATTAATTTTGAAAATAAATCATCCCATTTATTTACAACTTCATCTAAAGAATAATTTTCCAAAACATCATTTAATGCATTTTTACGAATATTCTCCCTTAATGATATATCCGAAAGCAATTCTTCAATTTTTAAAACCCAGTCTTTTGTATCAGTAGCCAACAAACCGTTAACGCCATTTTTAACAACAGTATTATAAACCGGCATATCACTATAAACTCCTGGAATTCCCAATACTGCCAATTCAATGTATTTTAATTCGCTTTTCCCCAGATTGAATTTTGAATTCTCTAAAGGAACCAGTGCAACATCCCAATTAGCTACTTTTGAAAGCCATGGCATAAATACCTCAAAACACATATTATTTAAAGGAAGCTCAACAGCATCATACCAGTCTTCACATACATCATCTTCTGCATTAAAACCTCCAATTACTTCAAAATCAAAGTCATAGTTTTCTTTAAGCTTTAGAATAACATCTTTAATTAAAAATAAATCTTTAGAATGAGTTAGTGTTCCATAATACCCCAATTTTAATTTACCGTCTCTTTTAATATCTTTTTTAACATTGAAAACTGTATTTACATAATAATTATGTATTATCGTAGTTTTATTTGAATCAAATTTAGAAGCCAAATTAGGAGTAGTAACAGTTATTGCATCTGCATTATCAATGAAATTAGTTATCTGACTTCTGACCCGGTCAACATACTCAAAAGAAGGGCTGTTTTTTTCAACTCCCAACAAATCATCGTCAGTTTCATAAACAACTTTAATGCCATATTTTTTGCATCTGGCCAATAATAAATCCAGAAACGGTAAAATTCTTTGTACAACAACAATGTCAAATAGTTTAGACCTTAAAATATTGTCTATATCCATCATAACATAGCTATCCATACCATACATGAAAAATGTGTATTTATCAGATTTGCTTAGCTTATTAAATGGACCATGAAGTCTTATATATGGACATGGAGCTAAATTTTCAAAAGGATCATTTGTGAAAACACCAATTCTAATTTTATCTGAATCAATAGGTTTTTCAAGCTGAATATATGGAATTAAAGTACGTTTATCAGTTATATAGCAATTATCTTTAACTTCCAAATGGAGTTTAGTGTTTTGACCGTTATAATACTGAGTGAAGATAGGAGTTTCAAGTGTATTAACATAATTATTGTCAAAAACATTAATCTGATTGTTTTTAAAAAAACCATCCAGAACATAATCAAAAATAGGATTTTCAACCTCATATTTGCTTTTATAAAATTCCAGATTAAATACATCAGTTATATATGACTGCTGAGTAGCCAAATCATCTTTAACTCCATAATACAGATAATGCAAATTAACATCCATATTCTGAACCTTGCAATCGTCATGAACAGCTACATATTTGTCTTTATCAATTAATTCCAGGTTTTTAATCCTTGAATAAATTTTTTTATACATTGAAATCTTTTTAGGGCTGGCTTTTGATTTCATAGCTATGTAAGCTAAAGGACTGTTTTTAATGGATTTAGACAAATTCATAATATATTATATAATACCTTAACATAAAAATAAATTTATGTCTTATAAAGTCACTGTAATTATTCCAACATACAATAGCGTGGAATTTTTGGATTCAACAATAGCTTCAATTATGAACCAAAGCATCGGATTTGAAAATATAGAACTGATTATTGTTGATGATTACTCTACTGACAACACTCAGGAGTTAATAAACAGCTATTGTGAAAAATATGAAAATATAAAAACCTTTGAATCAGGTAAAAAAACAGGAACTCCAGGAAGAGCCAGAAACATAGGAATAGCTAATTCCACAGCAGAATATATAATGTTTATTGATCATGACGACAATTACCTGCCTGAAAGTGTTGAAAAATTATACGATGCAGTTACTAAAAATTCATGTGATGTAGCTATCGGTAAATTCCAAACATTTGGAGAACAAAAAATAGTCCCTGAAGACTGGATTACACAGGATGTTGTTTTAAATTCAATTGATGAAGATTTACGCTTTTTTTCAATAAATAATATCTGGAGAATGATATTTCCAAAAGAATTCCTTAATGAAAATAACATAACTTTCCCAGAGGGAGTTTTTGCTGAAGATTTAACTTTTATGATTGATGCTTTCGTAAATGCCTCAAAAATAGTCTTTATAAATGATATTGTTTATAATTTCAGATTAAGAACCGGTGACAACAGCTCAACAAGTTTATCTAAAGGAATGCATTATTTGGATGGATTAATTGAAGGATATAATAATACAGTAGATGTACTTAAGAAAAACAATGCATGCAAATATTACGACACTATTTTTAATCAGCATTTAAGCTGCTGGATTAGTGATGTGGCTTTAAGTGAAACAATTGACTTTGAAGATAAGAAGGAGCTGGTAAGTAAGTCCCTTAAATTATTTGACGAAATGGATGACATTAATCCGACTCCTGAAAATAATGCAATTAAAAGTATAATAACTCAGATAAGAGCCAGAAATCTGGATGAAGCCTACAGTCTCATGGGTGATTATCAGCTATTTAGAAATAGAATCCACCAGCTGGAAGTTGAATTGGCTCATAAAACCCAGCAGGTAGCTAATCTGCAAACTACAAAAGGCTGGTTTAAGTATAAAACTAAAAATATAAAACAGAGATTGAAAAAAAAGATTTGAATTTTAGTGTGCCATGATTCATCAAAGTGAAATACTGAAAGAAAACTTCAAAAAAATAATAAAAAACACAACACAACACACAATAATAAAAGCCCCATTCAAATATAATAAAACTTAAAAAAAATATTTAAGTGTGTCATGAGTGTATCATATTACAGATACTTAAAGAAACTTAAAAATAATAAACCAACCTTTTACTTTAATCAACATATCATTCCTAAGAATTATTTAATTGAATAAATAACTTCTTTGCCACTAATCTCATATTTTTGAATCAAATTTAATTCAACCAATCTTCTTAAATCTCTTGCTGCTGTGAATCTTGATACTCCAAATAATTCCCTATATTCTTTATTTATAATATTTTCATTATTTTGAGAAAGTATTTCTAAAAGTTTATATTGTCTATCATTTAAATCATATTTTTTGTATATAACTTTTATTTAAGAAATTAAAACAATTTTACGAAATAATATCAATTTTCCATTAATAAAAAACTTTTTTATCAGGATCCCCTCTTAAAAATTTCATCCCACTGTTTTGCACGGGATCTTAAATCATAGTTTTTCAAAATATCATCACGTGCATTGTTTAATATTCCATGTCT encodes the following:
- a CDS encoding glycosyltransferase, translating into MNLSKSIKNSPLAYIAMKSKASPKKISMYKKIYSRIKNLELIDKDKYVAVHDDCKVQNMDVNLHYLYYGVKDDLATQQSYITDVFNLEFYKSKYEVENPIFDYVLDGFFKNNQINVFDNNYVNTLETPIFTQYYNGQNTKLHLEVKDNCYITDKRTLIPYIQLEKPIDSDKIRIGVFTNDPFENLAPCPYIRLHGPFNKLSKSDKYTFFMYGMDSYVMMDIDNILRSKLFDIVVVQRILPFLDLLLARCKKYGIKVVYETDDDLLGVEKNSPSFEYVDRVRSQITNFIDNADAITVTTPNLASKFDSNKTTIIHNYYVNTVFNVKKDIKRDGKLKLGYYGTLTHSKDLFLIKDVILKLKENYDFDFEVIGGFNAEDDVCEDWYDAVELPLNNMCFEVFMPWLSKVANWDVALVPLENSKFNLGKSELKYIELAVLGIPGVYSDMPVYNTVVKNGVNGLLATDTKDWVLKIEELLSDISLRENIRKNALNDVLENYSLDEVVNKWDDLFSKLI
- a CDS encoding glycosyltransferase family 2 protein produces the protein MSYKVTVIIPTYNSVEFLDSTIASIMNQSIGFENIELIIVDDYSTDNTQELINSYCEKYENIKTFESGKKTGTPGRARNIGIANSTAEYIMFIDHDDNYLPESVEKLYDAVTKNSCDVAIGKFQTFGEQKIVPEDWITQDVVLNSIDEDLRFFSINNIWRMIFPKEFLNENNITFPEGVFAEDLTFMIDAFVNASKIVFINDIVYNFRLRTGDNSSTSLSKGMHYLDGLIEGYNNTVDVLKKNNACKYYDTIFNQHLSCWISDVALSETIDFEDKKELVSKSLKLFDEMDDINPTPENNAIKSIITQIRARNLDEAYSLMGDYQLFRNRIHQLEVELAHKTQQVANLQTTKGWFKYKTKNIKQRLKKKI
- a CDS encoding DeoR family transcriptional regulator, translated to MKVIYKKYDLNDRQYKLLEILSQNNENIINKEYRELFGVSRFTAARDLRRLVELNLIQKYEISGKEVIYSIK